The genomic stretch AAAGAAGAAGCGAATGTGAAAAAGCTTTGGAAGAACTTCAATCAAAGCTTGACATAAAAGCGTTGGGAGAACTTTCCGCTGAAGAATTTGAAGCAAATAAGGAACTTATTTCAAATGAAATAAATAGAAAAAGGGCAAAACATGCAGTTTATGAAAACCAGAGAACATTAAAGGCTCAGAAGGAGCTTTCAGAAGGTAATCTGGAAGAATTCGGAAAACTTATGAACCAGTCACATGAATCCTTAAGGGATGACTATGAAGTGACAGGAGTGGAACTTGACACATTAGTGGAACTTGCATGGAAACAGGAAGGTGTAGTAGGATCAAGAATGACAGGTGCAGGATTTGGTGGATGTACTGTAAGTATTGTGAAAAAAGATAAAGTTGATGATTTTGTAAAAAATGTTGGAGAAAAATATAAAGATAGAATAGGTTATGATGCTGATTTTTATATAGTTGAAGTCAGTGAAGGAGCAGGAAAACTATAAAAGGGAGTTGTAACCATGATCAATGTAGAGAAAAGCCTTTTTGGAAAATATGAAGGACAGGATGTATATAAATATGAATTGAAAAATTCCAACGGATTTCAGGTAAATATTCTAAATTTTGGAGGAATAATTACTGAAATATTTGTAAAAAATAGGGAAGGGCAGTTTAAGAACGTAGTGCTTGGATATGAGAATTTTGAGGATTATGTGGGAAATGGCGCATATCCTGGTTCAATTATAGGAAGAACTGCCGGCAGGATAGGAAATGGAATTTTTTCAATTGACGGAATAATTTATGATTTAAATAAAAATAATGGGAAAAATTCATTACATGGTGGAAATAAAGGACTGAATACTAAGATTTTCAATGTCAGGGAACTGGGAAATGGAATAGAACTTTCATATAAGAGCCCTCACATGGAAGAAGGGTATCCGGGAAATGTGGATTTTGAAATATGTTACCTCATAAATGAAAGCAATCACCTGACAATTGAATATAAGGCAGTTTCAGACAGAAAAACCTATATAAACTTAACAAATCATACATATTTTAATCTGTCGGGAGATATGGAAAAAAATGGAGATGAACAGGTTCTTAAGATAGATGCAGATGAAGTATGCGAGATTTCAGAAAATATGATTCCAACAGGGGAATTTATAGATGTTACAGATACTGTATTTGACCTGAGAAATGGAAAGGTTATAGCAGACGGTATAAAGGAGAAACATCATCAATTTGATATAACAAGGGCCTACGATCATCCTTTTGTACTAAACAGAATTGGAGTGAGGGGAGAACCTGAAATTGTCCTATATTCAGAATACAGTGGAATAGAAATGGAAGTCTGCACAACAGAAAGGGTGGCAGTTGTCTATACTGGAAATTATCTGGATGATGTTCCTGTTTTTGACAGCGGATACAATAAAATAATCAAAAAGGAAAAGAATGACAGATATCTTGGAGTGGCAATAGAAACACAGGACTTTCCAAATGGAATTAATGAAAGAAAATTTAAAGTAAAATTACTTGAAAAGGATAAGGAATATATCCAGAAGACAATATTCAAGTTTAATGTAAGATAAAAATATTTAATAAATAAAGCACAATATTTGATAAAAAGATGCAGGGAAGTGATCAGATGGATATATTTTTTGAAGTTGAAAAACTTATTGAATATTCAATAAAAAATGGACTGGTGGAAAGGGAAGATAAACTTCTTGTAACTAATCTTGTACTGGAATGTCTGGAACTGGACACATACAAGGATTTTTCACCATCTGAAGAAGAAAATATAAGAAAAGAGATAGAAAATGCAGTTTATCCTTCGGAGATTCTTGATAATATTGTAGACTGGGCTGCAGAAAATGGAAAAATGAAGGGAACAACAGCTACTTTTAAGGATTTACTGAATTCAAAGATAATGGGACAGATAGTTCCTAGAACATCACAGGTAAGACGTGAATTCTGGAATGAATATGAAAATAATGGAATTGATAAGTCAACAGAATATTTTTATGGACTGTCTAAAAAAAGTAACTATATAAGAACAGACAGGATAGCAAAAAATATACAATGGAATTATGAAAATAATTATGGAAGCCTTGAAATAACAATAAATCTTTCAAAACCTGAAAAAGATCCAAAGGAAATTGCAATGCAGAAAAATATCGTATCAACAAATTATCCTAAATGTCTTTTATGTAAGGAAAATGAAGGATATATGGGAAGGATAAATCATCCGGGAAGACAGAACCACAGAACGATAAAAATGAATTTGACTAATGAAGAATGGTATTTTCAGTACTCCCCTTATATATATTATAACGAGCATTGCATAGTGTTTTCGGGAGAACATCGGCCAATGAAAATAGACAGGGCAGGATTTGAAAGACTGTTTCAGTTTGTTGAGAAGTTCCCCCACTATTTTATAGGTTCAAATGCAGATTTACCAATAGTTGGAGGCTCTATTCTTTCACATGACCATTTTCAGGGCGGAAGACATGTATTCCCAATGGAAACTGCCAAAATAAAAGAAAAAATAGAATTTAAAGGTTATGAAGATGTGGAAGCAGGAATTGTGAACTGGCCTATGTCAGTAATAAGAATAAGAGGTGAGAAAGACAGGCTTGTAGAGCTTTCAGAAAAAATTCTTAATAAATGGATAGACTATGATGCGGAAAAACTTGATATATATTCACATACAAAAGGGGAAAGACATAATACTGTAACGCCGATAGCAAGATTTAAAAAAGGAAAATATGAAATGGATCTTGTTTTAAGGAATAATCTTACAAACAGTGTTCATCCTCTGGGAATATTTCATCCACATGAAGAGCACCATAATATAAAAAAGGAAAACATAGGACTTATTGAAGTAATGGGACTTGCAGTTCTTCCGGGAAGACTGAAGGAAGAAATGTCTGAAATAAGAAATTTGCTGGAGAAGGTTAGGGAAACTCAGGAATTTAAGGAAACAGGAAGCTATGAAAAATGTTATGGTGAAATGGAGAATAATGAACAACTGAAAAAACATGTAAAGTGGCTAAAATACTATCTGGAAACACATAAACTGAAACAGCTTGCAGAAAGTGATATAGAGTTATTCATAAAAAGTGCCATAGGAGAGACTTTCTCTAGGGTTCTGGAAGATTGTGGAGTATTTAAGAATAACGAGGATGGAGAAAAAGGATTTAGAAAGTTCATAAACAAAGTAAATGAATAATAGGAAATAAGTGTACAGGAAATAAATTTATTTTCCAAAACAGTTTCATAAAATTTAAAACAGCCGTTAATTAGGAAAAAATTATAAAAAACTGAAATATATACTGCCAAAAAATTTTTAAAAAAACAGTTTTCCTAAAAATAACAGGCTGTTTTTAATATTGTATTTTCAAATATTGTACATTAGTTAAGAATATTTTCTTGATTATTTTTATTTTAAATGTTATATATAAAGAAAATGAACATTAATTCAAGGAGAATAAAAATGTTGCTGACAAAAAGACAAAATGAAATATTAATGATGATTAAGGAAAAATCACCAATTTCCGGAGATGAAATAGCAAGAAACCTTTCAGTTACAAAGTCTGCACTGAGAACTGATTTTTCAATATTGACAGGTCTGAAATTAATAACTTCAAAGCCAAATAAAGGATATATTTACAATGGATGTACAGCAAATGTAGTGAAAAATCATATGAGTCCACAAAATTCAATTGACATAAAAACAAGTGTATATGATGCAGTTATCCACCTTTTCAACTATGATCTGGGAACTCTGATTGTAGTTGAAAATGGTAAACTTGTAGGAATTATATCAAGGAAGGATCTGCTGAAATCAGCCCTACATGGGAAAAATATGGAGAAAATTCCTGTCAGCATGATTATGACAAGAATGCCGAACATAGTGTACTGCTTTGAAAATGACACCGTACTCGATGCAATAGAAAAAATTATTAAACATGAAATTGATTCACTGCCTGTATTAAGAAAAGAAAATGGGAAACTAATTCTTGTTGGCAGATTTACAAAAACCAATGCTATAAAATTGTATTATCAGGAACTTAAAAATAAAAATATTTAGGAGGAAAGAGCAATGAAGCAGGTTTACGAGTTTAAAGAAGGTGGAAAAGAAATGATTCCAATACTGGGAGGAAAAGGGGGAAATCTTTCTGAAATGGTGAAGATAGGTCTTCCTATACCTTATGGAATTATAGTTTCCACAACAGCATGCAATCAGTTTTTTAAAGACGGTAAAGAACTTTCCGAATCGTTGAAGGAAGAAATTTTGAAAAATATTCAAATTTTGGAAAGTACAACAGGTAAAAAAATTCAGTCTGACAATCCTCTATTAGTATCAGTAAGATCAGGTGCTCCAATTTCAATGCCGGGAATGATGGACACAATACTGAATGTAGGATTTAATGATGATGTTGCACAGAAAATGCTTGATATAACAGGAGACGAAGATTTTGTGTATTCTTCCTATCTGAGATTTGTTCAGATGTTTTCTGAAATAACTGAAGGAATTGAAAGAAAAAGATTTATGGAACTGAAATCTGACAACTATAAGGATCAGATAAAAGAAGGAAAACAGATATATAAAGATGAATGTGGAAAAGAATTTCCTGAAAAATTTGAAGACCAGATATTCCGTGCAGTAAAAGCTATCTTTAACTCGTGGAATAATGACAGGGCAATATTATACAGAAAACTTAATAATATTGATAATAATATGGGGACAGCTGTTATCATTCAGGAAATGGTATTTGGAAACCTTAATGAAAAATCAGGAACAGGAGTACTGTTTACAAGAAATCCTTCCACAGGAAAAGATGAAATTTTTGGAGAAGTTCTTTTAAATGCACAGGGAGAAGATATTGTTGCAGGAATAAGAACTCCTGATGATATAAACCTTTTAAAAACAACTATGCCTATCATATACGATGAACTTGTAAAAACAACAAAAAAACTTGAAAAACATAATAAAGACATGCAGGATATTGAATTTACAATTGAAAATTCCAAACTGTTTATTTTACAGACAAGAAATGGAAAAAGAACGCCGGAAGCTTCCCTGAAAATTGCAATGGATATGGTAAAGGAAAATATTCTGACTAAGGAAGAAGCTATTCTTAAGGTTGAACCTTCTTCAATAAACAAGCTTTTAAATGGAGATTTTGATGAAAAGTTCCTGAAGGAAGCGACTTTCCTGACAAAAGGGCTTGCAGCATCATCCGGAGTGGCTGTTGGTCGTATAATGTTTGATTCAAAGAAAGTAAAAATAAGGGAAAAAACAATACTTGTAAGGGAAGAAACTTCGCCTGAAGACCTTCAGGGAATGACTCTTGCCCAAGGAATAGTTACGCTAAAAGGTGGAGCAACTTCACATGGTGCGGTAGTTGCCAGAGGAATGGGGAAATGCTGTGTAACAGGATGTTCAGAAATAAAAATTGATGAAATAAAAAGAACCATGACAGTAGGGGAATATGTACTGAAGGAAGGGGATTTCATATCTGTCAGCGGACATACCGGGGAAATATTCTTAGGAAAAATACCTTTAAAGGAAAACAGTTTTTCAGATGAACTGAAGGAATTTATATCATGGGCGGCAGATGTAAAGAGAATGGAAGTAAGAATGAATGCCGACACGCCTGAAGATGCAAAACAGGGAAAATCCTTCGGAGCTGCAGGAATTGGATTATGCAGAACAGAGCACATGTTCTTTAAGCATGATAAAATATGGGCAATAAGAGATTTTATACTAAGTGACAGAGGAGAAGAAAAGAAAAAATCACTTAAAAAATTATTTGAACTTCAGAAGAAGGATTTCCTTGAAATACTTGAAATACTTGACGGAAGTGAAGTAAATGTAAGACTGCTTGACCCGCCTGTACATGAATTCCTTCCAAAAACAAAGGAAGACAGGGAAAAAATGGCAGAAATTCTTGGAAAGCCTGTGGAAGAAATTGAAATAAGAATACGTAAATTAAAAGATGAAAATCCAATGTTAGGTCATAGAGGATGCCGTCTGGGAGTAAGTTATCCAGAACTTTACAGAATGCAGGGGAAAGCAATAATGGAAGCTGCTTATGAATGTTCAAAAAAAGGAATAAAAGTTCATCCTGAAATAATGATACCATTTATAATGGAAGCAAAGGAACTTGCTTACCTGAAAAAGGAAATAGAAGAAGAAATTGAAATTCTGTTTGAAGAAATAGGAGAAAGAGTGGAATATAAGCTTGGAACAATGATAGAAATACCAAGAGCCTGCCTGCTTGCTGATGAAATAGCGGAACACGCGGATTTCTTCTCATTCGGTACAAATGACCTGACTCAAATGTCAATGGGACTTTCAAGGGATGATTCAGTGAAATTCCTGGATGATTACAGGGAAAAAGGAATATGGGAAGGAGAGCCTTTCTATTCCATAGATACAAAATCTGTAACTAAACTTGTTAAAATTGCACTGGACAATGCAAAACCTGTTAAACCTGATTTAAAAATAGGAGTATGCGGTGAACATGGAGGAGATCCAAAAAGTATAGAATTTTTTGAAAATAACAACTTTGATTATATAAGTTGTTCACCATTTAGAATACCTACCGCAATACTTGCCGCGGCGCAGGCTTATTTGAGAAAAGAAAAATAATAAAACAGCTGTTATAATTTTACTTGACTGAATGGACTGTATGTATTAAAATAACAATATATATTTTTCATATATTGAAATTTTTTACATGCAGTTTCTTTAATTTATGTATAAAATTATAAAAAAAGCAATATAAATTTACTTTAGGAGGTATTAATGGGTAACAATGTGAACATCGACAAATCAAGAGTAAAAAAGGTCATCGAGCCTAGTTTTGACAAAAAGTACAGTGGTGTAATTCTTCCGGTAGTCTTTTTTATTGTGCTGGCTCCACTTATATGGATGACAGTGACAACTCTTTTTGATGCTGAAAATACAAGGGCAAATAAGCCGGCATTAGTTATATTACTGTTAGGAATTATAGCATTTCTGGTGGGAATAAGTTTTTTAGGAAGATGGATTACTAAAAAAATTATAAAAGTGTACCTTTATGACAAGGGATTTCAAACAAATAAAGACAGTCAGGAAGTTTATTATAAGGATCTTACATATTTCTATCTTCCTGGTATGAAGTCAAATACTTTTTCAGCAATTCTGTACGGAAATAAAGATGGCCAGTGGAGTTTTATTCCTGGAGCACCATTTAAAAAGAATGCTTTTTATATATGGCAGGATGACTATATTAAAAATGTATTTCCTGATGCTATTTCCAACATAGAAAATGGAGGAAAAGAAGAATTTTACTTAAGATCTGTAAAGGATCTTCAGAAAGATGCAATGCTGGGAGTAGGTAAGAAAAAAGTAAAACAAATAGGAGAGAGCCTTCCTAAACTTGAAAAAATAACTGTAACAAAGGATTATATTGCCTTTGCAGAAGAAATCTATAACTGGGAAAATTACAAAGTTGAAGTTACTCCGCTTGCTATAAAGATATCAGACCTTAGTGGGAACATAAGAGTAAATTATGGAAAATTTGCTGTGTCAAATCTTGATTTACTGTCAGTTCTAATTAATAGACTTAATAGAAACTAATTTTTTCATAATAAATCTTTTTAAAGCAAAAAAATAAGGAACTATCTGTGAAAAACAGATTTTGGTTCCTTATTTTTATTATAAAATTAATTTATCATTAATGAAAATAAATATAAAATGATATATAAATTTAAAATAAAAAAGTAAGTTTACTTTTTTATAAACTTACTTTACAGAAAACAGTGCTTTTGCTATTTTTGGACTTAAATTTTCTTTATTTTCCAATAATATTTTTTTAACCTGATCAACATTTTTTCCTTTTAATGTTTTCATAGCTTTAGTACAAACTCTTACCTTTAGTTCAGAACCATTAATGTTTAATGTCATAACTTGAAGGTTTGGTCTCCATATTCTTTTAGAAGATCTATGAGAGTGGCTCACTGTGTTTCCGTGTCCTGTACTTTTTCCGAAAACTTCACATCTTTGCATAAATGTTCCCTCCTTTACACATATCGAAATTTATTTTATCATATTTTCTAAATTATTACAAGTCTTTTTCATTCTTTTTCTATCCGCTGTTACGAAGTCCAGTTGCAAGTCCGTTTATAGAGATGTGGATAGCTTTTTTCAATTCATCAGATTCATCACCGTCTCTCAATCTTTTCAATAGTTCCACCTGAAGATAGTTCATTGAATCAAAGTAGGCAAGACGATTTTTAAGGCTGCTCGCAAGTTCAGGGTTGTCAGCCAGCAGAACATCGTTTCCGGTAATTTTTTTCAGAACATCTATAGTCAGTTCCCATTCTCTTACAATTTTTTCAAAAATTTCCTGAGCAGTTTTCTGGTCACTTGCAAGTTTTACATATTCTGAAGCAATTGTCATGTCGGATTTTGATAAAACCATGTCTACATTTGAAATAACCGATTTAAAGAAAGGCCATTCCTTGTACATATTCTGAAGAATCGAAAGATTGTCTTCATTATTTTGTATCCATTCTGTAAAGGCTGAACCGACACCATACCACCCTGGAAGCATTATACGGGCCTGTGACCATGAAAATACCCATGGTATGGCTCTTAAGCTTTCAAGTGACTGAGTCTTCTTACGTGAAGAAGGTCTCGAACCTATGTTTAATCCTGCAATGGCATTAATAGGTGTCACTTCAAAGAAAAAGTTTGAAAATCCTTCTGTATTGTAGACTAAATTACGGTAGACATCATAGCTTAAATCAGAAATTTTTGAAATAATATTTTCATATTTTTCCCAGTTTGCATCTTCTTCAGTTAAGGCAGTAGATTCCAGTGCGGCTGAAACCAGAGCTTCCAGATTTTTCAATCCCAAGTCAGGATTTCCATATTTTGCACCAATAACTTCCCCCTGTTCTGTAAGACGGATAGTTCCGGCTGTGCTTCCTTCCGGCTGTGCAAGAATAGCTTCGTAGCTTGGTCCTCCTCCACGGCCTACAGTTCCTCCTCTACCATGGAAGAATGAAATTTGAACATTGAATTTTTTACCTATTTTTGTAAGTTCTTTCTGTGCCTTATATAATGACCAGCTTGAACTTAGATATCCTCCGTCTTTGTTACTATCTGAATATCCAAGCATTACTTCCTGTTTTCTTCCTCTTTTTGCCATCCATTTTTCAACTAACGGCAATGAGAACCATTTTGTCAGTATTTCCGGTGCTGCTTCAAGATCTTCAACTGTTTCAAATAAAGGTACAATCTGAAGGTCGCAGAATTCGTTTCCTTCATTTCCTTTTGCGAGGTTAGCTTCCTTCAGTAAAATTGCTACTTCCAGCATGTCAGATACACTTGTTGCATGAGAAATAAGGTTCTTTTCAACAATTTTTTCTCCAAATCTTTTTCTTAATGACTTAACTTTTCTGAATATTGCAAGTTCTCCGGAAAGAAGTTCGCTTTGAGGTATTGTTTCATCACTCAAAATACGTGGATCGTGTTCCAGTTCCCTAAGCAGTACTTCACAACGTGCATCTTCAGAAAGACTTAAGTAGTCGCCTAAAATATTTGCACTTTTCAGAAGTTCGGCCACACAGACTTCGTGTACACCTGAATCCTGTCTCAAGTCAATTGTTGCAAGGTGGAATCCAAAAATTTTAGTTGCACTTATAAGATTCTGAAGACTTCCTTTTACTAAAAATCCGGCATTGTTCTTAACAAGCGAATCAGCTAATATTTCCAGATCCTTGGTAAATTCTTCAGAACAGCTGTAAGGATTGTCAATTACGTTCTTTCTTTTTGGTGGCAGTACTTCCGTATTTTCGCATAAATTGTATGCTGTAGCCAGAAGTCTGTCGTTTATTGCAGTCAACGCACGTCTATAAGGCTCGTTTACACGATGCGGAGAAACTTCTCCTGCCATTTCTGACAGTTTTTCCAGGTCTTCTGTTATATTTACCATAGTATTTGACATGGATAAATCACGATATATCAGTTCCACTTCATCCAAGTAATGAAGGAAAAGTCTAAGAGCCTGTGCCTGTGCCGATGTTTCAAGAGTATTTACGGTAACGTAAGGATTTCCATCACGATCTCCTCCAATCCACATTCCCATAGTAAGTGGAATTAGATTTTCTGCAGTTTCATTATCTTCTCCAAGTTTTTTAGAAATTTCCTGGAATTTATTTATTAAATTTGGAATTTCATTAAAGAAAGTTATATTATAATATCCAAGTACATTGCTTATTTCATCAACGACTCTTAAT from Leptotrichia sp. oral taxon 215 str. W9775 encodes the following:
- a CDS encoding aldose epimerase family protein; this encodes MINVEKSLFGKYEGQDVYKYELKNSNGFQVNILNFGGIITEIFVKNREGQFKNVVLGYENFEDYVGNGAYPGSIIGRTAGRIGNGIFSIDGIIYDLNKNNGKNSLHGGNKGLNTKIFNVRELGNGIELSYKSPHMEEGYPGNVDFEICYLINESNHLTIEYKAVSDRKTYINLTNHTYFNLSGDMEKNGDEQVLKIDADEVCEISENMIPTGEFIDVTDTVFDLRNGKVIADGIKEKHHQFDITRAYDHPFVLNRIGVRGEPEIVLYSEYSGIEMEVCTTERVAVVYTGNYLDDVPVFDSGYNKIIKKEKNDRYLGVAIETQDFPNGINERKFKVKLLEKDKEYIQKTIFKFNVR
- the galT gene encoding UDP-glucose--hexose-1-phosphate uridylyltransferase — encoded protein: MDIFFEVEKLIEYSIKNGLVEREDKLLVTNLVLECLELDTYKDFSPSEEENIRKEIENAVYPSEILDNIVDWAAENGKMKGTTATFKDLLNSKIMGQIVPRTSQVRREFWNEYENNGIDKSTEYFYGLSKKSNYIRTDRIAKNIQWNYENNYGSLEITINLSKPEKDPKEIAMQKNIVSTNYPKCLLCKENEGYMGRINHPGRQNHRTIKMNLTNEEWYFQYSPYIYYNEHCIVFSGEHRPMKIDRAGFERLFQFVEKFPHYFIGSNADLPIVGGSILSHDHFQGGRHVFPMETAKIKEKIEFKGYEDVEAGIVNWPMSVIRIRGEKDRLVELSEKILNKWIDYDAEKLDIYSHTKGERHNTVTPIARFKKGKYEMDLVLRNNLTNSVHPLGIFHPHEEHHNIKKENIGLIEVMGLAVLPGRLKEEMSEIRNLLEKVRETQEFKETGSYEKCYGEMENNEQLKKHVKWLKYYLETHKLKQLAESDIELFIKSAIGETFSRVLEDCGVFKNNEDGEKGFRKFINKVNE
- a CDS encoding helix-turn-helix transcriptional regulator, which translates into the protein MLLTKRQNEILMMIKEKSPISGDEIARNLSVTKSALRTDFSILTGLKLITSKPNKGYIYNGCTANVVKNHMSPQNSIDIKTSVYDAVIHLFNYDLGTLIVVENGKLVGIISRKDLLKSALHGKNMEKIPVSMIMTRMPNIVYCFENDTVLDAIEKIIKHEIDSLPVLRKENGKLILVGRFTKTNAIKLYYQELKNKNI
- the ppdK gene encoding pyruvate, phosphate dikinase translates to MKQVYEFKEGGKEMIPILGGKGGNLSEMVKIGLPIPYGIIVSTTACNQFFKDGKELSESLKEEILKNIQILESTTGKKIQSDNPLLVSVRSGAPISMPGMMDTILNVGFNDDVAQKMLDITGDEDFVYSSYLRFVQMFSEITEGIERKRFMELKSDNYKDQIKEGKQIYKDECGKEFPEKFEDQIFRAVKAIFNSWNNDRAILYRKLNNIDNNMGTAVIIQEMVFGNLNEKSGTGVLFTRNPSTGKDEIFGEVLLNAQGEDIVAGIRTPDDINLLKTTMPIIYDELVKTTKKLEKHNKDMQDIEFTIENSKLFILQTRNGKRTPEASLKIAMDMVKENILTKEEAILKVEPSSINKLLNGDFDEKFLKEATFLTKGLAASSGVAVGRIMFDSKKVKIREKTILVREETSPEDLQGMTLAQGIVTLKGGATSHGAVVARGMGKCCVTGCSEIKIDEIKRTMTVGEYVLKEGDFISVSGHTGEIFLGKIPLKENSFSDELKEFISWAADVKRMEVRMNADTPEDAKQGKSFGAAGIGLCRTEHMFFKHDKIWAIRDFILSDRGEEKKKSLKKLFELQKKDFLEILEILDGSEVNVRLLDPPVHEFLPKTKEDREKMAEILGKPVEEIEIRIRKLKDENPMLGHRGCRLGVSYPELYRMQGKAIMEAAYECSKKGIKVHPEIMIPFIMEAKELAYLKKEIEEEIEILFEEIGERVEYKLGTMIEIPRACLLADEIAEHADFFSFGTNDLTQMSMGLSRDDSVKFLDDYREKGIWEGEPFYSIDTKSVTKLVKIALDNAKPVKPDLKIGVCGEHGGDPKSIEFFENNNFDYISCSPFRIPTAILAAAQAYLRKEK
- the rpmB gene encoding 50S ribosomal protein L28 → MQRCEVFGKSTGHGNTVSHSHRSSKRIWRPNLQVMTLNINGSELKVRVCTKAMKTLKGKNVDQVKKILLENKENLSPKIAKALFSVK
- the ppc gene encoding phosphoenolpyruvate carboxylase is translated as MDLKNLPVTPLPAVKLDEQQQTLLEHNRLFGALLGESIFNYAGLHIYQATESLREASIQYYKTKNQESRKNLSTFCSQLSDHEILRVIRGFSHFSVLANIAEDVYQTHQHRNAKFSNKIQIGTLEKSLKNLKEKGISNEKILNAMKSVDVVPVLTAHPTQVQRKSILDMIRKITNILDLHESVKNHQIDEAQWIDDLNRGVQILWQTSMLRTSKLRVVDEISNVLGYYNITFFNEIPNLINKFQEISKKLGEDNETAENLIPLTMGMWIGGDRDGNPYVTVNTLETSAQAQALRLFLHYLDEVELIYRDLSMSNTMVNITEDLEKLSEMAGEVSPHRVNEPYRRALTAINDRLLATAYNLCENTEVLPPKRKNVIDNPYSCSEEFTKDLEILADSLVKNNAGFLVKGSLQNLISATKIFGFHLATIDLRQDSGVHEVCVAELLKSANILGDYLSLSEDARCEVLLRELEHDPRILSDETIPQSELLSGELAIFRKVKSLRKRFGEKIVEKNLISHATSVSDMLEVAILLKEANLAKGNEGNEFCDLQIVPLFETVEDLEAAPEILTKWFSLPLVEKWMAKRGRKQEVMLGYSDSNKDGGYLSSSWSLYKAQKELTKIGKKFNVQISFFHGRGGTVGRGGGPSYEAILAQPEGSTAGTIRLTEQGEVIGAKYGNPDLGLKNLEALVSAALESTALTEEDANWEKYENIISKISDLSYDVYRNLVYNTEGFSNFFFEVTPINAIAGLNIGSRPSSRKKTQSLESLRAIPWVFSWSQARIMLPGWYGVGSAFTEWIQNNEDNLSILQNMYKEWPFFKSVISNVDMVLSKSDMTIASEYVKLASDQKTAQEIFEKIVREWELTIDVLKKITGNDVLLADNPELASSLKNRLAYFDSMNYLQVELLKRLRDGDESDELKKAIHISINGLATGLRNSG